A region of Thioalbus denitrificans DNA encodes the following proteins:
- the trpB gene encoding tryptophan synthase subunit beta, with protein MNWSAYPDANGHFGPYGGIFVSETLMEPLSELTAAYGKYLQDPDFLAELDADLAHYVGRPSPLYHAERWSRNLGGAQVYLKREDLNHTGAHKVNNTIGQALLAKRMGKTRIIAETGAGQHGVATATVAARLGLECVVYMGADDIQRQSPNVYRMRLLGARVVAVHSGSRTLKDALNEAMRDWVTNVDNTFYIIGTVAGPHPYPAMVRDFQSVIGREARAQAQAMTGRLPDALVACVGGGSNAIGLFHPFLDDGEVAMYGVEAAGDGIETGRHSAPLCAGRPGVLHGNRTYLMEDSDGQITETHSISAGLDYPGVGPEHAWLKDAGRVNYVSVTDTEALEAFHALTRTEGIIPALESSHALAYAMKLAPTLDREQSIVINLSGRGDKDINTIATIEGIHI; from the coding sequence ATGAACTGGAGCGCATACCCCGATGCCAACGGCCATTTCGGTCCCTACGGCGGGATATTCGTCTCCGAGACGCTGATGGAGCCGCTCTCCGAGCTGACCGCGGCCTACGGGAAGTACCTGCAGGATCCCGATTTCCTGGCGGAGCTGGACGCGGATCTGGCCCACTACGTGGGCCGTCCCTCGCCGCTCTACCACGCCGAGCGCTGGAGCAGGAACCTGGGCGGGGCCCAGGTCTACCTCAAGCGCGAGGATCTCAACCACACCGGCGCCCACAAGGTGAACAACACCATCGGCCAGGCCCTGCTGGCGAAGCGCATGGGCAAGACCCGCATCATCGCCGAGACCGGCGCGGGGCAGCACGGCGTGGCGACCGCCACCGTGGCGGCCAGGCTGGGGCTCGAGTGCGTGGTCTACATGGGCGCCGACGACATCCAGCGCCAGTCGCCCAACGTCTACCGCATGCGGCTGCTGGGGGCCCGGGTGGTGGCGGTACACTCGGGCTCGCGCACCCTCAAGGATGCGCTGAACGAGGCCATGCGCGACTGGGTCACCAACGTGGACAACACCTTCTACATCATCGGCACGGTGGCCGGCCCCCATCCCTACCCGGCGATGGTGCGCGACTTCCAGTCGGTGATCGGCCGCGAGGCCCGCGCCCAGGCCCAAGCGATGACCGGGCGGCTGCCCGATGCCCTGGTGGCCTGCGTGGGCGGCGGTTCCAATGCCATCGGCCTGTTCCATCCCTTCCTGGATGATGGGGAGGTGGCCATGTACGGCGTGGAGGCGGCCGGCGACGGCATCGAGACCGGGCGCCACTCGGCCCCGCTCTGCGCCGGACGCCCCGGGGTGCTGCACGGCAACCGCACCTACCTCATGGAGGACAGTGACGGACAGATCACCGAGACCCACTCCATCTCCGCGGGACTCGACTATCCCGGCGTGGGGCCCGAGCATGCCTGGCTGAAGGACGCCGGGCGGGTGAACTACGTCTCCGTGACCGACACCGAGGCGCTGGAGGCTTTCCATGCGCTGACCCGGACCGAGGGCATCATTCCGGCCCTCGAGTCCAGCCATGCGCTGGCCTACGCCATGAAGCTCGCGCCCACGCTGGACCGGGAGCAGAGCATCGTCATCAATCTCTCCGGCCGTGGCGACAAGGACATCAACACCATCGCCACCATCGAGGGCATCCACATCTGA
- the trpA gene encoding tryptophan synthase subunit alpha encodes MSRIGKRFETLRAQGRKALIPYITAGDPEPSVTVPLMHALVEAGADILELGVPFSDPMADGPAIQAACERALKHHVSLHDVLDMVRAFRERDGETPVVLMGYLNPIEAMGYAAFAESAAAAGVDGVLTVDLPPEEAGELVQGLRSRELDPIFLVAPTTTDARMDRICTAASGFIYYVSLKGVTGSRTLDVGSVTAMLERLRNHTDLPIGVGFGIRDAESAAAVARVADAVVVGSVLVNKLGELAAEPERINAEVPALLRPLRQAMDRVTGQ; translated from the coding sequence ATGAGCAGAATCGGCAAGCGCTTCGAGACCCTGCGGGCGCAGGGCCGCAAGGCACTGATCCCCTACATCACCGCCGGCGATCCGGAACCGTCCGTGACCGTGCCGCTGATGCACGCGCTGGTGGAGGCGGGCGCGGACATCCTCGAGCTGGGCGTGCCCTTCTCCGATCCCATGGCCGACGGCCCCGCCATCCAGGCCGCCTGCGAGCGGGCGCTCAAGCACCATGTGAGCCTGCACGATGTGCTGGACATGGTGCGCGCGTTCCGGGAGCGGGACGGGGAGACCCCCGTCGTTCTGATGGGCTATCTCAACCCCATCGAGGCGATGGGATACGCCGCCTTTGCCGAGTCGGCCGCCGCCGCCGGCGTGGACGGCGTGCTGACCGTCGACCTGCCGCCGGAAGAAGCCGGAGAACTGGTGCAGGGACTCCGCAGCCGTGAGCTCGATCCCATCTTCCTGGTCGCGCCCACCACCACCGATGCGCGCATGGATCGCATCTGCACGGCCGCCAGCGGCTTCATCTACTACGTTTCACTGAAGGGCGTGACCGGTTCCAGGACCCTGGATGTCGGCTCGGTGACCGCCATGCTGGAGCGGCTCCGCAACCATACCGACCTGCCCATCGGCGTGGGCTTCGGCATCCGTGATGCCGAGTCGGCCGCCGCCGTGGCCCGGGTGGCCGACGCGGTGGTGGTGGGCTCGGTGCTGGTCAACAAGCTGGGCGAGCTGGCCGCGGAGCCCGAGCGCATCAACGCTGAGGTCCCGGCCCTGCTGCGGCCCCTGCGCCAGGCCATGGATCGCGTTACTGGGCAGTGA
- a CDS encoding phosphoribosylanthranilate isomerase, translated as MGRTRVKICGITRVDDAREAVRLGADAIGLVFHPPSPRHVNQRQAREIRAVVPAFVTVVGLFVDAEPERVREAVAAVPLDLLQFHGAEPPEYCRSHGRPYMKAVRMREGIDLHSECARYGDAAALLVDTYRPGVAGGTGETFDWSRIPRDLGLPLVLAGGLAPGNVDAAVRQVRPYAVDVSGGVEAAKGIKDPAKMQAFIRGVSRADTE; from the coding sequence ATGGGGCGCACCCGAGTCAAGATCTGCGGCATCACCCGGGTGGATGATGCCCGTGAGGCGGTGCGCCTCGGCGCCGATGCCATCGGCCTGGTCTTCCATCCGCCCAGCCCACGCCACGTGAATCAGCGCCAGGCCCGGGAGATCAGGGCCGTGGTGCCGGCCTTCGTGACGGTGGTGGGCCTGTTCGTCGATGCCGAACCGGAACGGGTACGGGAGGCGGTTGCGGCCGTTCCGCTCGACCTGCTGCAGTTCCACGGCGCGGAGCCGCCCGAATACTGCCGATCCCACGGCCGACCCTACATGAAGGCGGTGCGGATGCGGGAGGGCATCGACCTGCACTCGGAGTGCGCCCGCTACGGCGATGCCGCGGCGCTGCTGGTGGATACCTACCGCCCCGGGGTGGCCGGTGGTACCGGGGAGACATTCGACTGGTCGCGCATCCCGCGGGACCTGGGATTGCCGCTGGTGCTGGCCGGGGGGCTCGCCCCCGGCAATGTGGACGCGGCGGTGCGGCAGGTCCGTCCCTACGCGGTTGACGTGAGCGGTGGCGTGGAAGCCGCCAAGGGCATCAAGGATCCGGCCAAGATGCAGGCATTCATACGAGGTGTATCCCGTGCCGACACAGAATGA